A stretch of Acropora muricata isolate sample 2 chromosome 7, ASM3666990v1, whole genome shotgun sequence DNA encodes these proteins:
- the LOC136922955 gene encoding tetratricopeptide repeat protein 28-like: MDDIKRTIKYLKRHLTIATQNGDRGQEIAAYGNLGNAYHSQGDYRKAIEYYEKCLKIAIEIGNRGGKGRAYGSLGNAYQSLGNYRKAIEYHEKHLKIAIKIGDRDGEGGAYGSLGNASQSLGDYRKAIEYHEEQLKIARGIGDRGLEGGGYGGLGNAYQSLGDYQKAIKYHKKHLTIAIEIGDREGKGGAYGNLGNAYRSLGDCLKAIKYHEKHLKIAREIADRGGEGRAYGSLGNVYDSLSDYCKATKYHEKHLKIATEIGDRGGEGRGYGNLGNAYQSLGDYRKAIEYHEKHLKIAIEIGDRGGEGGAYGSLGNAYQSLGYYRKAIEYYEKDLKIAREIGDRDGEGRTYGNLGNAYQSLGDYRKAIEYHEKHLKIATEIGDRGGEGKGYGSLGNAYQSLGDYRKATKYHEKHLKIAIDIGDRGGEGGAYGSLGNAYQSLGYYRKAIEYYEKHLKIAREIGDRDGEGGTYGNLGNAYQSLGDYRKAIEYHEKHLKIATEIGDRGGEGKGYGSLGNAYQSLGDYRKAIAYHEKHLKIATEIGDRGGEGKGYGSLGNAYQSLGDYRKAIEYHEKHLKIATEIGDRGGEGKAYGNLGNAYQSLGDYRKAIEYHEKHLKIAIEIGDRGGEGGAYGSLGNAYQSLGYYRKAIEYYEKDLKIAREIGDRDGEGRTYGNLGNAYQSLGDYRKAIEYHEKHLKIATEIGDRGGEGKGYGSLGNAYQSLGDYRKATKYHEKHLKIAIDIGDRGGEGGAYGSLGNAYQSLGYYRKAIEYYEKHLKIAREIGDRDGEGGTYGNLGNAYQSLGDYRKAIEYHEKHLKIATEIGDRGGEGKGYGSLGNAYQSLGDYRKAIAYHEKHLKIATEIGDRGGEGKGYGSLGNAYQSLGDYRKAIEYHEKHLKIATEIGDRGGEGKAYGSLGNAYQSLGDYRKAIKYHEKHLKIAVDIGDRDGEGGTYGNLGNAYQSLGDYRKAIEYHEKHLKIATEIGDRGGEGKGYGSLGNAYQSLGDYRKAIEYHEKHLKIATEIGDRGGEGKGYGSLGNAYQSLGDYRKAIEYHEKHLKIAIEIGDRDGEGKGYGSLGNAYQSLGDYRKTIEYHEKHLKIAIEIGDRGGEGKGYGSLGNAYQSLSEYRKAIEYHEKHLKIATEIGDRGGEGKAYGSLGNAYQSLGDYRKAIEYHEKHLKIAIEIGDRGGEGKGYGSLGNAYQSLSEYRKAIEYHEKHLKIATEIGDRGGEGGAYGSLGNAYQSLGDYRKAIEYHEKHFKIATEIGDRGGEGKGYGSLGNAYQSLGDYRKAIEYHEKHLKIAIEIGDRDGEGKGYGSLGNAYESLCEYRKAIKYHEKHLKIAIDIGDRGGEGGAYGSLGNAYRSLGDYRKAIEYYEKHLKIAREIGDRGGEGKAYGSLGNAYQSLGDYRKAIEYHEKHLKIAIDIGDRGGEGGAYGSLGNAYRSLGDYRKAIEYYEKHLQIAREIGDRGGEGGAYGSLGNAYQSLGDYRKAIEYHEKHLKIAIDIGDQGGEGGAYGSLGNAYRSLGDYRKAIEYHEKHLKIALQISDRDGEGRAYGSLGNAYQSLGDYRKAIKYYEKLLKIAKEIGDRGGEKGAYGNLGNAYQSLGDYGKGFEYHEKHLKIAIELGDRDGEGGAYGNLGNGYQSLGDYRKAIEYHEKHLKIAIEIGDRDGEGGAYGSLGSAYGSLGDYRKAIEYHEKFLKIAKEIGDQAGEGAAYHNIGIDFSCLEEIENAVDNFLSAVDVFNSLRFQLKSQDNWKISFRQRHEAAYNNLWVSLLRIKKIDEALFAAEQGRAQTLSDNLLLQYKLDASSSSATIDTKETISRLFTKVSSPTLFLAIIDFTTNIWFLRKGKEIVFLQGRLEGDRREKDPFLALLELCLNEMEAEEPAKCEDRTVDEIDNDSSISTEVQGEGVTKPPPPPLDNPFKPFYDAVIDPILDMLEPQDDELVIVPEGALCCTPWSAAFESIRIRIVPSLTSYELILSVPKGHHKKNGALLVGNPCLRELKEPLHDLPCAQKEVEMIASILKTTPLTGIHATKAEVMKRISSVGLIHIAAHGNKQKGEIALSPNPGWSSKFPHRKDYILEMSDVQAANLRARLVVLSCCHSGRGRVLKGEGVVGIARAFLAAGARSVLVALWAIGDKATMVFMTRFYQHLKEGKYAGAAVQQSMKFLRDSEQFSEMKYWAPFQLIGDDVKIEFEDDDDVKK; the protein is encoded by the coding sequence GccgatcggggcggagaaggaagagcctatggaagtctcggtaatgtttacgactcactgagtgactattgTAAAGCCactaagtatcatgaaaaacatttaaaaattgcaacagaaattggtgatcggggcggagaaggaagaggctatggaaatctcggtaacgcttaccagtcactgggtgactatcgaaaggccattgagtatcatgaaaaacatttgaaaattgcaatagaaattggtgatcggggcggagaaggaggcgcctatggaagtctcggtaatgcttaccaatcactgggttactatcgaaaagccattgagtattatgaaaaagatttaaaaattgcaagagaaattggtgatcgggacggagaaggaagaacttatggaaatctcggcaatgcttaccaatcactgggtgactatcgaaaagccattgagtatcatgaaaaacatttaaaaattgcaacagaaattggtgatcggggcggagaaggaaaaggctatggaagtctcggtaatgcttaccaatcactgggtgactatcgaaaagctactaagtatcatgaaaaacatttgaaaattgcaatagatattggtgatcggggcggagaaggaggcgcctatggaagtctcggtaatgcttaccaatcactgggttactatcgaaaagccattgagtattatgaaaaacatttaaaaattgcaagggaaattggtgatcgggacggagaaggaggaacttatggaaatctcggtaatgcttaccaatcactgggtgactatcgaaaagccattgagtatcatgaaaaacatttaaaaattgcaacagaaattggtgatcggggcggagaaggaaaaggctatggaagtctcggtaatgcttaccaatcactgggtgactatcgaaaagccattgcgtatcatgaaaaacatttaaaaattgcaacagaaattggtgatcggggcggagaaggaaaaggctatggaagtctcggtaatgcttaccaatcactgggtgactatcgaaaagctattgagtatcatgaaaaacatttaaaaattgcaacagaaattggtgatcggggcggagaaggaaaagcctatggaaatctcggtaacgcttaccagtcactgggtgactatcgaaaggccattgagtatcatgaaaaacatttgaaaattgcaatagaaattggtgatcggggcggagaaggaggcgcctatggaagtctcggtaatgcttaccaatcactgggttactatcgaaaagccattgagtattatgaaaaagatttaaaaattgcaagagaaattggtgatcgggacggagaaggaagaacttatggaaatctcggcaatgcttaccaatcactgggtgactatcgaaaagccattgagtatcatgaaaaacatttaaaaattgcaacagaaattggtgatcggggcggagaaggaaaaggctatggaagtctcggtaatgcttaccaatcactgggtgactatcgaaaagctactaagtatcatgaaaaacatttgaaaattgcaatagatattggtgatcggggcggagaaggaggcgcctatggaagtctcggtaatgcttaccaatcactgggttactatcgaaaagccattgagtattatgaaaaacatttaaaaattgcaagggaaattggtgatcgggacggagaaggaggaacttatggaaatctcggtaatgcttaccaatcactgggtgactatcgaaaagccattgagtatcatgaaaaacatttaaaaattgcaacagaaattggtgatcggggcggagaaggaaaaggctatggaagtctcggtaatgcttaccaatcactgggtgactatcgaaaagccattgcgtatcatgaaaaacatttaaaaattgcaacagaaattggtgatcggggcggagaaggaaaaggctatggaagtctcggtaatgcttaccaatcactgggtgactatcgaaaagctattgagtatcatgaaaaacatttaaaaattgcaacagaaattggtgatcggggcggagaaggaaaagcctatggaagtctcggtaatgcttaccaatcactgggtgactatcgaaaagctattaagtatcatgaaaaacatttgaaaattgcagtagatattggtgatcgggacggagaaggaggaacttatggaaatctcggtaatgcttaccaatcactgggtgactatcgaaaagccattgagtatcatgaaaaacatttaaaaattgcaacagaaattggtgatcggggcggagaaggaaaaggctatggaagtctcggtaatgcttaccaatcactgggtgactatcgaaaagccattgagtatcatgaaaaacatttaaaaattgcaacagaaattggtgatcggggcggagaaggaaaaggctatggaagtctcggtaatgcttaccaatcactgggtgactatcgaaaagccattgagtatcatgaaaaacatttaaaaattgcaatagaaattggtgatagggacggagaaggaaaaggctatggaagtctcggtaatgcttaccaatcactgggtgactatcgaaaaaccattgagtatcatgaaaaacatttaaaaattgcaatagaaattggtgatcggggcggagaaggaaaaggctatggaagtctcggtaatgcttaccaatcactgagtgaatatcgaaaagccattgagtatcatgaaaaacatttaaaaattgcaacagaaattggtgatcggggcggagaaggaaaagcctatggaagtctcggtaatgcttaccaatcactgggtgactatcgaaaagccattgagtatcatgaaaaacatttaaaaattgcaatagaaattggtgatcggggcggagaaggaaagggctatggaagtctcggtaatgcttaccaatcactgagtgaatatcgaaaagccattgagtatcatgaaaaacatttaaaaattgcaacagaaattggtgatcggggcggagaaggaggcgcctatggaagtctcggtaatgcttaccaatcactgggtgactatcgaaaagccattgagtatcatgaaaaacattttaaaattgcaacagaaattggtgatcggggcggagaaggaaaaggctatggaagtctcggtaatgcttaccaatcactgggtgactatcgaaaagccattgagtatcatgaaaaacatttaaaaattgcaatagaaattggtgatagggacggagaaggaaaaggctatggaagtctcggtaatgcttacgagtcactgtgtgaatatcgaaaagccattaagtatcatgaaaaacatttaaaaattgcaatagatattggtgatcggggcggagaaggaggcgcctatggaagtctcggtaatgcttaccgatcactgggtgactatcgaaaagccattgagtattatgaaaaacatttaaaaattgcaagagaaattggtgatcggggcggagaaggaaaagcctatggaagtctcggtaatgcttaccaatcactgggtgactatcgaaaagctattgagtatcatgaaaaacatttgaaaattgcaatagatattggtgatcggggcggagaaggaggcgcctatggaagtctcggtaatgcttaccgatcactgggtgactatcgaaaagccattgagtattatgaaaaacatttgcaaattgcaagagaaattggtgatcggggcggagaaggaggcgcctatggaagtctcggtaatgcttaccaatcactgggtgactatcgaaaagccattgagtatcatgaaaaacatttaaaaattgcaatagataTTGGTGATCAGGGCGGAGAAGGAGGCGCTTATGgcagtctcggtaatgcttaccggtccctgggtgactatcgcaaagctattgagtatcatgaaaagcatttgaaaattgcattacAAATTAgcgatcgggacggagaaggaagagcctatggaagtctcggtaatgcttaccagtcactgggtgactatcgaaaagccattaagtattatgaaaaacttttgaaaattgcaaaagaaattggtgatcggggtggagaaaaaggcgcgtatggaaatctcggtaatgcttaccagtcactgggtgactatggaaaaggctttgagtatcatgaaaaacatttgaagattGCAATAGAACttggtgatcgggacggagaaggaggagcctatggaaatctcggtaatggttaccagtcactgggtgactatcgaaaagccattgagtatcatgaaaaacatttaaaaattgcaatagaaattggtgatcgggacggagaaggaggagcctatgggaGTCTTGGTAGTGCTTACGGGTCGcttggtgactatcgaaaagccattgagtaccatgagaaatttttgaaaattgcaaaagaaattggtgatcaggccggagaaggagcagcttatcacaacattggCATTGACTTCTCCTGtcttgaagaaattgaaaacgcGGTGGATAATTTTCTTTCCGCTGTGGATGTCTTTAATTCTTTGAGATTTCAATTGAAGTCGCAAGATAACTGGAAAATAAGCTTTCGTCAGCGGCACGAAGCGGCGTACAATAATTTATGGGTGTCGTTACTAAGAATTAAAAAGATAGATGAagctttgtttgcggctgaacaaggacgagcgcagactttgtctgatAATTTGCTGCTTCAATATAAACTTGATGCATCCTCATCATCTGCCACAATTGACACTAAAGAGACAATATCTCGCTTGTTCACAAAGGTTTCCtcaccaactctttttctagcaattaTAGACTTTACAAccaacatctggtttctgagaAAGGGAAAGGAAATTGTATTTCTGCAAGGGAGACTGGAGGGTGACAGAAGAGAGAAAGATCCCTTTCTCGCCTTACTGGAATTATGTTTGAATGAAATGGAGGCCGAGGAACCAGCAAAATGTGAAGATCGCACCGTTGATGAAATTGACAATGACTCCTCGATTAGCACAGAAGTGCAGGGTGAAGGAGTTACAAAACCACCACCGCCGCCTTTAGATAATCCCTtcaagccattttatgatgcagttattgatcCAATTCTTGACATGCTTgaacctcaagacgacgagttggtcattgttcctgaagGTGCGCTGTGCTGTACTCCATGGTCCGCAGCttttgaatcgattaggattcgcattgTTCCATCACTTACAAGTTATGAATTGATCTTAAGTGTACCCAAAGGACATCACAAGAAGAATGGGGCGCTTTTGGTTGGAAATCCCTGCTTAAGAGAGTTGAAGGAACCCTTGCatgacttaccatgtgctcaaaaggaagtagaaatgattgcatcaattctcaagaCCACACCTCTGACAGGGATAcatgcaacaaaagctgaagtgatgaaacggatATCGTCAGTTGgcttaattcatattgctgcccacggaaacaagcAAAAGGGAGAAATTGCGTTGTCTCCAAACCCGGGATGGTCTTCAAAGTTCCCTCACAGAAAGGATTACATTTTagaaatgtccgatgtacaggctgccaatcttcgagctcgtcttgtggtgctAAGTtgttgtcacagtggacgaggcagagtCTTGAaaggtgagggtgtggtcggtatcgcacgtgcctttttggcagctggtgctcgttctgtgttggtggccctgtgggcaatTGGTGacaaagctaccatggtgttcatgacacgtttctaccaacacctgaaggaaggaaaataCGCCGGTGCTGCTGTTCAGCAATCGATGAAATTCCTTCGTGATTCTGagcagttttctgagatgaagtactgggctccattccaacttatcggagatgacgtcaagattgaattcgaggacGATGATGACGtgaaaaaatga